AGGTAATAGCTATTTGACCCGTCACTTAATACAAAATATGGAGACTGGAAGGAATGAATTAAAGGATATTAGCTTTAATTTTATTGAGTTACCTAAATTCAAAAAAGAGTTAAACGACTGTATTACTCTAACTGATAAATGGATTTATTTTATTAAAAATGCAGAAAACTTAGATGTAATTCCGCCTGACGTTAATGATGAAGGATTAAAAGAAGCATATTCCGAATCAGATAAACATAATTGGACGAAAGAAGAACTAGATAATTATGATTACTTTTTGATGAGAGAACAAGATGAAAGGGGTAAAGTAGAATTAGCCGAAAACAAGAAAGCTTTAGAAATTGCAAAGAAATTAAAGCTGGCTGGAGTTGATATAATAACTATAACTAGCTCAACTGGTTTGAGTATAGAAGACATTAAAAAGTTATAACTCAAGCCTTTAAAAGAAAGAACGATTGAATTCTATAAAATCGAATATCGAGTTAAGCATTGACCAAAAAAGGAATTACCTATGACCCGCATTTACCTTGACAACTGTTGTTTCAATCGACCTTATGATAATCAAGAAAATATTAAGGTTCAAATTGAGACTGAATCAAAACTATATATCCAAAGAAAAATAAAAGAGAGTCAATATTCTTTAGTCTGGTCGTATATACTAGAATATGAAAATCAGTCTAATCCATATGTGATTAGAAAAGAAGAAATCTTGGAATGGAAAAAGATCTCTACTATAATTATAAAACCAAGTGAAGAAATTTTTAATCGAGCAGAAAAATTGCTAAGTTATAATATTAAATTTAAAGATGCCTTGCATTTATCCTGCGCGATAGAAGCGAAAGCAGATTTTTTCATAACAACGGATAATCCATTGGTTAAGAAAAAGAATGTTATCTCAGATTTGGAAATTATTAATCCAATTAATTTTATTGAAAAAATAGAGGTTTAAAATGCAAAAATCAAATACACTAATTCTACATGAAGGAATGAACGCATTAAAAGATAAATTAGGATTGGTAGATTCTGAAAAATTTATCACTCTTATTTTAAGAGAAAATTTTGATTATACAGAATGGCAAAAAAATCTCTGGAAAGAAAAAAGTCTTAGAGAGATACATGAAGAAGCAAAAAATTTTTTTGAAAGTATTAATTGAATTATTCCTTTTTGGTTCAAGAGCCAGAGGAGATGCAAGAGAGCATCAATTATGATTTTTTAGTTATAGTAGATAAAAAAGATAGAGATTGAAGAATCCTCCGAAATGACATTGAGTTCTGTTCTTACATATATCAAGAAAATTGTTAAATGATTATAAACTCCACGCTTACGATAAAAAATGATATGGATTCAAACCAAATTGCAAATATTCAAAACCTATCGTATCTTTTATCGGTGCTCAGTCCCCCCTTCGCTGCAAACATTCGCGACCAGCGCCTTCGCATGTTCATCGGTGGTAATCAGTTTCTTATTATTTGTTGGTAAAGAGATACTCCATGCCTCTGTGGCAATCCCTCCCCTAAAAGAAATCAATTGCATAAATGATTGTAATTAAAATGTAATAATTACTTGTAATACTTTGGGCATGATTCAATTAGGAGTTTAATGTGAATATTCATGGCAACGGTTTGAAGGTTTTAGTCGTAGACGACGAAGAAGACATTAGTGATTTAATCAAGTTTCATTTAGAGGAAGAAGGATTTCAGGTATTTGTA
The Leptospiraceae bacterium genome window above contains:
- a CDS encoding Rpn family recombination-promoting nuclease/putative transposase; the encoded protein is MKFADPKNDVAFRKIFGNEAKKVILISFLNSVLGLEGDKKIIHLDFLTTFQLPRITGLKTSIIDVKVKDQTGNTYLVEMQLSEVIGFDKRVQYYVSKEYSSQIEKGDEYYKLTPVVLIGILEFDYFEGNSYLTRHLIQNMETGRNELKDISFNFIELPKFKKELNDCITLTDKWIYFIKNAENLDVIPPDVNDEGLKEAYSESDKHNWTKEELDNYDYFLMREQDERGKVELAENKKALEIAKKLKLAGVDIITITSSTGLSIEDIKKL
- a CDS encoding PIN domain protein, which codes for MTRIYLDNCCFNRPYDNQENIKVQIETESKLYIQRKIKESQYSLVWSYILEYENQSNPYVIRKEEILEWKKISTIIIKPSEEIFNRAEKLLSYNIKFKDALHLSCAIEAKADFFITTDNPLVKKKNVISDLEIINPINFIEKIEV